The proteins below are encoded in one region of Paenibacillus albus:
- a CDS encoding glucosaminidase domain-containing protein: MSRSIQWNVLAYMIIAALLASFVLTFNHTFSLWNSRSADMLFPSTFPSNKQIAIKRVEPSSVIPKSAFQPVTVVKKAMPTPAIAAPTPATEKKKPVVIASAKPIYTYKVTSFYLNVRSEPNADSKILYEVKQGTQLQVISKDDTGWLVLKSGGYVHGGYATVIGMKQSPEAVTTQPAGHAVYDGSAVSAASSAVTSVKELQSKSFQLDVRPKVHTLDVKKVQVNSTDDQAASTDVIIEEDENGNPVKPSSKVNTDSGLSSKQIAQLLKGTKLSGQGIEQAVLSIEEKYGINAFFTIAVMKLESGNGKSKLARTKNNLFGLNATSSNPYRKASYFETKGDCVQKFGQLLSDNYVERGYTTVEKVARKYCPVNSKWASHVRSIMRSDFSKLA, translated from the coding sequence ATGTCTAGGAGCATCCAATGGAATGTACTGGCTTATATGATTATTGCGGCGCTGCTTGCGTCCTTCGTCCTTACGTTTAACCATACGTTTAGCTTGTGGAATAGCCGCTCAGCCGATATGCTCTTCCCGTCAACCTTCCCTTCGAATAAGCAAATCGCCATTAAACGTGTAGAGCCCTCCTCGGTTATCCCCAAATCGGCGTTCCAGCCGGTCACCGTCGTGAAGAAAGCGATGCCGACTCCCGCAATCGCTGCCCCAACTCCCGCCACAGAGAAGAAGAAACCAGTTGTCATTGCGAGCGCAAAGCCCATTTATACATATAAAGTTACGTCATTCTACTTAAATGTCCGCTCCGAACCAAATGCAGATTCCAAAATTCTGTATGAAGTCAAACAAGGTACGCAGCTGCAAGTGATCTCAAAGGATGATACCGGATGGCTGGTGCTGAAAAGCGGCGGATATGTCCATGGCGGATATGCGACCGTTATTGGCATGAAGCAATCCCCGGAAGCTGTAACCACTCAACCTGCGGGACACGCTGTTTATGATGGTTCTGCCGTATCTGCCGCATCTTCGGCGGTAACTTCAGTTAAAGAGCTGCAGAGCAAATCGTTCCAACTGGATGTTAGACCTAAAGTACATACGCTGGATGTTAAAAAAGTTCAAGTGAATAGCACGGACGATCAAGCAGCTTCTACGGATGTAATTATTGAAGAAGATGAGAATGGCAATCCGGTTAAGCCGTCTTCCAAGGTGAATACGGATTCCGGCTTATCCTCCAAGCAAATTGCTCAGCTGTTGAAAGGAACGAAGCTGTCCGGCCAAGGGATTGAGCAGGCAGTGCTCAGCATTGAAGAGAAGTATGGCATTAACGCCTTCTTCACGATCGCGGTCATGAAGCTCGAGAGCGGCAACGGAAAGAGCAAGCTGGCGAGGACCAAGAACAACTTGTTCGGCTTGAATGCCACTTCCAGCAATCCGTATCGAAAGGCATCGTACTTCGAAACAAAAGGGGATTGCGTTCAGAAATTTGGACAACTACTGTCGGACAATTATGTTGAACGGGGATATACGACCGTTGAGAAGGTGGCGAGGAAATATTGTCCCGTGAACTCGAAATGGGCATCGCATGTCCGAAGTATAATGCGGAGTGATTTCAGCAAGCTTGCATAA
- a CDS encoding EamA family transporter, which yields MKYLFSVFLGAVSYGILSTIVVHAYDAGYNLGEVVGSQLLIGFILSWLMVLYMKVRNKRQAANGSGVEKESSLTWKQRFMLMSAGIPTALTGLLYYQSLRYIPNSLAIVLLFQFTWMGVLIQAISSRKRPNGIMLLTLSILFGGTLLAAGIMEQGIAGFNITGVVLGLLAAVSYSLFILFSGKAVPSVHPAYRSAWMITGGLIFVFILFPPTFLFNGVIWSSLLLFGFLLGLFGAFIPPVLFAIGVPHIGGGMAGIVGAAELPVAVMLSAVVLHEHVSVLQWSGVVLVLLGVALPELMRSVSGGGPRMSRRTRLTKATTTIH from the coding sequence ATGAAATATTTGTTTTCTGTTTTTCTTGGTGCGGTAAGCTACGGAATCCTATCCACGATTGTGGTTCATGCCTACGATGCAGGCTATAATCTCGGTGAAGTCGTTGGATCGCAGCTGCTGATCGGATTCATACTCTCATGGCTTATGGTTCTGTATATGAAGGTCAGGAATAAGCGCCAAGCGGCAAATGGATCTGGCGTGGAGAAAGAGAGCAGCCTCACTTGGAAGCAGCGCTTCATGCTGATGTCTGCGGGCATTCCAACCGCTCTGACCGGCTTGCTGTATTACCAGTCGCTTCGATACATTCCGAACTCGCTTGCTATCGTTCTCTTGTTCCAGTTCACGTGGATGGGCGTTCTTATTCAAGCAATCAGCTCGCGTAAACGGCCTAATGGCATTATGCTGCTGACACTCTCCATCTTGTTCGGCGGAACCTTGCTTGCTGCCGGTATTATGGAGCAAGGCATTGCGGGCTTCAATATTACAGGCGTGGTGCTTGGATTGCTGGCAGCGGTGAGCTACTCTTTGTTTATTCTGTTCAGCGGCAAAGCAGTGCCTTCCGTTCATCCGGCATATCGCAGCGCATGGATGATTACAGGCGGACTTATCTTCGTCTTCATTCTATTCCCGCCAACGTTCTTGTTTAACGGCGTCATCTGGAGCAGCCTGCTCTTGTTCGGCTTCTTGCTTGGCCTGTTCGGCGCATTCATTCCTCCTGTACTGTTCGCTATCGGCGTGCCGCATATCGGCGGCGGTATGGCAGGCATTGTCGGCGCTGCCGAGCTGCCTGTGGCCGTTATGCTCTCAGCAGTCGTACTGCATGAGCATGTGAGCGTGCTGCAGTGGTCGGGAGTTGTGCTCGTCCTGCTCGGTGTTGCACTCCCGGAGCTTATGAGAAGCGTCTCTGGCGGAGGTCCGAGAATGAGCCGCAGAACGCGTCTGACAAAAGCGACAACCACAATCCATTAA
- a CDS encoding DUF2203 domain-containing protein, with product MEQPTFTISEANAMLPQLQEDLFKLQLLAQHFEEKYEELQILKGKRELAKPQGSTDSDPFFELESQLEFMRMEIDLGIGNFERKGVMLKMINPGLIDFPSLLNGEKILICWKQGEARISHYHGWNDGFIGRKPYPEC from the coding sequence GTGGAGCAACCGACATTTACAATTAGCGAAGCGAATGCGATGCTGCCGCAGCTGCAGGAGGATCTATTCAAGCTGCAGCTCCTAGCCCAGCATTTTGAAGAGAAATATGAAGAATTACAGATCCTTAAAGGGAAACGTGAACTGGCGAAGCCGCAAGGAAGTACGGATTCCGACCCTTTCTTCGAGCTGGAGAGCCAGCTTGAATTTATGAGAATGGAGATCGATCTCGGTATTGGCAACTTCGAACGTAAGGGTGTCATGCTCAAAATGATTAATCCGGGACTCATTGATTTTCCCTCTCTATTGAATGGTGAGAAAATTCTAATTTGTTGGAAGCAAGGAGAAGCTCGAATCTCGCACTATCATGGCTGGAATGACGGATTTATTGGACGCAAGCCATATCCGGAGTGCTAA